One segment of Salvia splendens isolate huo1 chromosome 20, SspV2, whole genome shotgun sequence DNA contains the following:
- the LOC121782483 gene encoding plant-specific TFIIB-related protein PTF2-like, giving the protein MESSRACERCRKRTLVPDNETGNMVCTSCGILQQFDNFEVPTAGITGTNVHLGTSGTGTVHDYKETKIYHAQNLIDDFMFKLDFSAQKSQEVRLLIEKVTDGEYGQGDWFSVLIGACSYIVMRKDQKMMPIVEVADTVCCDVYELGRMIGRVVEFVDLKLPEFDIVNAFERAMTSIPSFTHVAADLVKRMLQQGVFLVQCLIKWFVTTGRRPMPVVAAVLVFVAQLNQVDSVKIEDVAMELHVTISTCRLRYKELLERLVEVAQVLPWGKDVTVKNILRNAPSVMQYMEMISFSRGGKQRFSCDVEEIVGDCLSKDIGYGYDTLNMEEDCSSSSKYFEPNCLPSDCPDKFQISHECLTLIYSNYLEGISAIDVVNPRKRQKGTFDLHGYTEWWSGKSEMSKKMILKDILEKDVGLDARPPSFNRACLARAERREKIKAAKLRILRIMRPKSGGGNDLTVSAPEKARKKTRKRKCGVEIEWEDLIIETLLLHNVKEEEIEKGHYNALLDLHVFAHVNE; this is encoded by the coding sequence ATGGAAAGTTCTCGCGCCTGCGAGCGCTGCAGGAAGAGGACGCTAGTCCCTGATAATGAAACAGGTAATATGGTCTGCACGTCGTGCGGAATCCTCCAACAATTCGATAATTTTGAAGTGCCTACTGCCGGCATTACTGGCACCAACGTTCACCTCGGAACCTCTGGCACCGGCACTGTCCATGATTACAAGGAAACTAAAATCTATCATGCTCAAAACTTGATTGACGATTTTATGTTCAAGTTGGATTTTTCTGCCCAGAAATCGCAAGAGGTTAGGCTTTTGATTGAGAAGGTCACTGATGGAGAATACGGCCAAGGGGATTGGTTTTCTGTTCTGATTGGGGCATGTTCTTATATTGTGATGAGAAAGGATCAGAAGATGATGCCCATTGTTGAAGTGGCTGATACAGTTTGTTGCGATGTGTATGAATTAGGGCGGATGATTGGACGGGTGGTTGAATTTGTTGATTTGAAGTTGCCTGAGTTTGATATTGTGAATGCTTTTGAGCGAGCAATGACGAGCATCCCTAGTTTTACTCATGTGGCGGCGGATTTGGTTAAGAGGATGCTGCAGCAAGGGGTGTTTTTGGTGCAGTGTTTGATCAAGTGGTTTGTTACGACGGGAAGGAGACCAATGCCAGTGGTGGCTGCAGTCTTGGTTTTTGTTGCACAATTGAATCAAGTAGATAGTGTGAAGATCGAAGATGTGGCAATGGAGTTGCACGTGACAATAAGCACCTGCAGGTTAAGGTATAAAGAGCTTCTAGAGAGGCTTGTCGAGGTCGCACAGGTGCTGCCTTGGGGGAAGGATGTGACGGTGaagaatattttgaggaatgCCCCATCTGTGATGCAATACATGGAGATGATATCGTTCAGTCGAGGTGGAAAACAACGTTTCAGCTGTGATGTGGAAGAGATTGTGGGGGACTGCTTGAGTAAAGACATTGGATATGGATATGATACCCTCAATATGGAAGAAGATTGCAGCAGCAGCTCTAAATATTTTGAACCGAACTGTTTGCCTAGCGATTGTCCTGATAAATTTCAAATCTCTCATGAGTGTTTGACATTGATTTATTCAAATTACTTGGAGGGGATCTCTGCCATTGATGTAGTGAATCCAAGGAAAAGGCAAAAAGGAACGTTTGATCTTCACGGATATACTGAGTGGTGGAGTGGGAAATCGGAGATGAGCAAGAAGATGATTCTGAAGGATATATTGGAGAAGGATGTGGGATTGGATGCTCGGCCGCCATCTTTCAATAGAGCGTGCTTGGCTAGGGCTGAGAGGCGAGAAAAGATTAAGGCCGCAAAGCTGCGCATATTGAGGATTATGCGTCCTAAAAGTGGTGGGGGCAATGATCTTACTGTATCTGCGCCAGAGAAAGCGAGGAAAAAGAcgaggaaaaggaaatgtggtGTGGAGATTGAGTGGGAAGATCTCATAATTGAAACTCTGCTCCTTCATAACGTGAAGGAAGAGGAGATAGAAAAAGGACATTACAATGCTCTGTTAGACTTGCATGTGTTTGCTCATGTTAATGAATGA
- the LOC121782364 gene encoding pentatricopeptide repeat-containing protein At4g31850, chloroplastic-like isoform X1 — protein MAAVMLSPSSLCSCNCSHVSLTINIGRPCLSSYTGATANRRKIKSFGGLRYGSVIYWKKIKKKNASLCGYVMRGEDEVSMKGISSEEIMARLKSIPDLDRAFSFFNSITGMPHVMHTTETCNYMLELLRVHERIRCMVVVFDMMQRQIIYRSLDTYLIIFRSVGVRGGIRQAPSALERMREFGFKLNAYSYNGFIYLLLQAGFSREALMVYNRMISEGLKPSLKTYSALMVASGKQRDTGTVMGLLEEMEKLGLRPNVYTFTICIRVLGRAGKISEAYDILKRMEVEGCAPDVVTYTVLIDALCNAGKLDCAKDVFKKMKGSSQKPDRVTYITMLDKFCDSGDMDSVRELWTLMEVDGHKADVVTFTILINALCKVGNVDKAFSVLDEMQEKGISPNLHTYNTLICGLLRLQRLDEALELCNNMESRGIHPDAYTYILFIDCYGKLGETDKAIEAFEKMKARGIAPNVVACNASLYSLAESGRLSEAKKIFDGVKLSGLIPDSITYNMMMKCYSASGKIDEAMQLLTEMIDNGCVLDVIVMNSLIDTLYKAGRSNEAWNMFCKMKELKLVPTVVTYNTLLAGLRKEGKVQESYKLVESMKAYGCPPNTITFNTLLDCLCKNDEVDLALKMLYEMTEADCRPDLFTYNTVIYGLVKDGRITEAFWLFHQMRKMLYPDCITMYTLLPGVVKSGSIENAIKLVKEFVYRARVSLDRSFWNDLMAGTLKEAELNHAISFAEDIVSAGLCKNGLIMEPIVKLLTKQKKSLDAHKLFLKFTKSYGVRPTVETYYYLIEGLLDIHLKELAWDIYRDMKSAGCAVDVPTYNLLLDDLGKSGKVNELFELYSEMLHRGCKPDTITRNVLISGLVKSNKVEEALDLFYDLLSGGFSPTPCTYGPLIDGLMKLKRLVEAKNLFEEMVEYECKPNCAIYNILINGFGKAGEVDIARDFFNRMVEEGIRPDLKSYSILVDCFCLLGRVDDAMCYFEEIKAAGLDPDLICYNIIINGLGKGRKFEEAINLLDEMRSRGMKPNLYTFNSLIFNLGIAGMAEEAGNMFKELQLLGLKPDVFTYNALIRAYSMSGNLDDAYAVYEEMMVGGCVPNSGTFAQLPN, from the coding sequence ATGGCTGCCGTGATGCTGAGCCCTTCTAGTTTGTGTAGCTGTAACTGTAGCCATGTATCTTTAACCATCAATATCGGCAGACCATGCCTATCCAGCTATACTGGTGCGACGGCGAACAGAAGAAAGATTAAATCTTTTGGGGGTTTGAGGTATGGATCAGTGATTTATTGgaagaaaatcaagaaaaagaaTGCTAGTCTTTGTGGGTATGTGATGAGAGGTGAAGATGAAGTCTCAATGAAGGGCATCTCCTCGGAGGAAATCATGGCGCGTTTGAAGTCGATTCCTGACTTGGACCGTGCATTTTCTTTCTTCAACTCTATCACAGGTATGCCACATGTAATGCATACCACAGAGACTTGCAACTATATGCTCGAGCTGTTGAGGGTGCATGAGAGGATAAGGTGTATGGTTGTGGTGTTTGATATGATGCAAAGACAGATAATCTATAGAAGTTTAGATACTTACCTCATTATATTTAGGAGCGTAGGTGTAAGGGGAGGCATTCGACAGGCGCCATCTGCGCTTGAACGAATGAGAGAGTTTGGGTTTAAGTTGAATGCATATTCATATAATGGATTTATCTACTTGCTTCTTCAGGCAGGGTTCTCTAGGGAGGCTCTGATGGTTTATAATAGAATGATCTCGGAAGGGTTGAAGCCGAGTTTGAAGACTTATTCTGCTTTAATGGTAGCTAGTGGGAAGCAAAGAGACACTGGGACAGTGATGGGCTTGCTAGAAGAGATGGAAAAGTTGGGATTAAGGCCTAATGTTTACACATTCACCATCTGCATTAGAGTGCTTGGGCGAGCAGGAAAGATCAGTGAGGCGTATGATATATTGAAGAGGATGGAGGTGGAGGGATGTGCACCTGATGTAGTTACTTACACCGTTCTGATTGATGCTCTTTGCAATGCAGGAAAACTTGATTGTGCCAAAGACGTGTTTAAGAAGATGAAAGGTAGCAGCCAGAAACCTGATCGTGTGACTTACATTACTATGTTAGACAAGTTTTGCGACTCTGGAGATATGGACTCGGTAAGAGAGCTTTGGACTCTAATGGAGGTTGATGGTCATAAAGCAGATGTGGTTACTTTCACAATACTTATTAATGCTTTATGCAAAGTAGGAAACGTCGATAAAGCATTTTCAGTGTTAGATGAAATGCAGGAAAAAGGGATATCGCCGAATCTGCATACTTACAATACTCTGATTTGTGGGCTTTTGAGGCTACAAAGATTAGATGAAGCATTGGAACTATGCAATAACATGGAATCTCGTGGCATTCACCCAGATGCATATACATACATCTTGTTCATTGACTGCTATGGAAAATTAGGAGAAACTGACAAAGCTATTGAAGCTTTTGAGAAGATGAAAGCTCGTGGTATTGCCCCAAATGTTGTTGCCTGCAATGCATCTCTGTATAGTCTAGCTGAATCTGGTCGTCTTAGTGAAGCAAAAAAGATCTTTGATGGAGTAAAGCTGAGTGGGCTCATCCCTGACTCTATTACTTATAATATGATGATGAAGTGCTATAGTGCTTCAGGGAAAATTGATGAAGCTATGCAACTACTCACTGAGATGATTGACAATGGTTGTGTTTTGGATGTGATTGTTATGAACTCTTTGATCGACACTCTTTACAAGGCTGGTCGGTCAAATGAGGCTTGGAACATGTTTTGCAAAATGAAAGAATTGAAACTTGTCCCTACTGTCGTGACTTATAACACACTATTGGCTGGGCTTAGAAAAGAGGGCAAAGTTCAAGAGAGCTACAAATTAGTTGAAAGCATGAAAGCTTATGGTTGCCCTCCAAATACGATAACTTTCAATACTCTTCTGGATTGCCTCTGTAAAAATGACGAGGTTGATTTGGCCTTGAAGATGCTTTATGAAATGACAGAAGCAGATTGTCGCCCTGACCTTTTTACTTATAACACAGTTATCTACGGATTGGTGAAGGATGGTAGGATTACGGAAGCTTTTTGGCTCTTTCATCAGATGAGAAAAATGCTATATCCTGACTGCATAACAATGTATACCCTTCTTCCTGGAGTTGTGAAATCTGGTTCAATTGAGAATGCTATCAAACTTGTTAAGGAGTTTGTCTACCGGGCTAGAGTTTCACTTGATAGATCTTTCTGGAATGATCTCATGGCTGGAACACTCAAGGAAGCAGAGCTGAATCATGCTATTTCCTTTGCAGAGGATATAGTATCTGCTGGTCTTTGCAAAAATGGCTTAATAATGGAGCCTATTGTTAAGCTTCTGACAAAGCAAAAGAAATCCCTTGATGCGCACAAACTATTTCTGAAGTTCACCAAATCTTATGGGGTTCGGCCTACTGTTGAAACATATTATTATCTGATTGAAGGACTTCTTGATATTCATCTTAAGGAACTTGCATGGGATATTTACAGAGATATGAAGAGTGCTGGTTGTGCTGTGGATGTCCCCACCTACAATTTGTTGCTCGATGATCTTGGGAAATCGGGGAAGGTAAATGAACTTTTTGAGCTTTACAGTGAGATGCTTCATCGTGGTTGTAAGCCTGACACAATTACTCGCAATGTGCTCATTTCTGGTCTTGTAAAGTCAAACAAAGTAGAGGAAGCTTTAGATCTATTCTACGATCTTTTAAGTGGAGGCTTTTCTCCTACTCCATGTACATATGGTCCTCTTATAGATGGTCTTATGAAGCTCAAAAGACTAGTCGAGGCAAAGAATTTGTTTGAGGAAATGGTTGAGTATGAATGCAAACCTAACTGTGCCATCTATAATATTCTTATAAATGGATTTGGAAAAGCTGGTGAGGTTGATATTGCTCGAGATTTTTTTAATAGAATGGTGGAAGAGGGGATCAGACCAGATTTGAAGTCATACAGCATACTTGTAGATTGCTTTTGCTTGCTGGGCCGGGTGGATGATGCAATGTGCTACTTTGAGGAGATAAAGGCTGCTGGACTTGATCCTGATTTGATTTGTTACAATATCATCATCAATGGCCTCGGGAAAGGAAGAAAATTCGAGGAAGCTATTAATCTTCTTGATGAGATGAGAAGTAGAGGGATGAAGCCTAACCTTTATACTTTCAATTCTCTAATCTTTAATCTAGGAATTGCTGGAATGGCAGAGGAAGCAGGAAACATGTTCAAGGAACTCCAGCTTCTGGGTCTCAAACCAGATGTTTTTACATATAATGCTCTAATTCGAGCATATAGTATGTCTGGTAACCTGGATGATGCATATGCAGTATATGAAGAGATGATGGTTGGAGGTTGTGTTCCTAATTCTGGCACTTTTGCTCAACTTCCAAATTAA
- the LOC121782364 gene encoding pentatricopeptide repeat-containing protein At4g31850, chloroplastic-like isoform X2 — protein MVYNRMISEGLKPSLKTYSALMVASGKQRDTGTVMGLLEEMEKLGLRPNVYTFTICIRVLGRAGKISEAYDILKRMEVEGCAPDVVTYTVLIDALCNAGKLDCAKDVFKKMKGSSQKPDRVTYITMLDKFCDSGDMDSVRELWTLMEVDGHKADVVTFTILINALCKVGNVDKAFSVLDEMQEKGISPNLHTYNTLICGLLRLQRLDEALELCNNMESRGIHPDAYTYILFIDCYGKLGETDKAIEAFEKMKARGIAPNVVACNASLYSLAESGRLSEAKKIFDGVKLSGLIPDSITYNMMMKCYSASGKIDEAMQLLTEMIDNGCVLDVIVMNSLIDTLYKAGRSNEAWNMFCKMKELKLVPTVVTYNTLLAGLRKEGKVQESYKLVESMKAYGCPPNTITFNTLLDCLCKNDEVDLALKMLYEMTEADCRPDLFTYNTVIYGLVKDGRITEAFWLFHQMRKMLYPDCITMYTLLPGVVKSGSIENAIKLVKEFVYRARVSLDRSFWNDLMAGTLKEAELNHAISFAEDIVSAGLCKNGLIMEPIVKLLTKQKKSLDAHKLFLKFTKSYGVRPTVETYYYLIEGLLDIHLKELAWDIYRDMKSAGCAVDVPTYNLLLDDLGKSGKVNELFELYSEMLHRGCKPDTITRNVLISGLVKSNKVEEALDLFYDLLSGGFSPTPCTYGPLIDGLMKLKRLVEAKNLFEEMVEYECKPNCAIYNILINGFGKAGEVDIARDFFNRMVEEGIRPDLKSYSILVDCFCLLGRVDDAMCYFEEIKAAGLDPDLICYNIIINGLGKGRKFEEAINLLDEMRSRGMKPNLYTFNSLIFNLGIAGMAEEAGNMFKELQLLGLKPDVFTYNALIRAYSMSGNLDDAYAVYEEMMVGGCVPNSGTFAQLPN, from the coding sequence ATGGTTTATAATAGAATGATCTCGGAAGGGTTGAAGCCGAGTTTGAAGACTTATTCTGCTTTAATGGTAGCTAGTGGGAAGCAAAGAGACACTGGGACAGTGATGGGCTTGCTAGAAGAGATGGAAAAGTTGGGATTAAGGCCTAATGTTTACACATTCACCATCTGCATTAGAGTGCTTGGGCGAGCAGGAAAGATCAGTGAGGCGTATGATATATTGAAGAGGATGGAGGTGGAGGGATGTGCACCTGATGTAGTTACTTACACCGTTCTGATTGATGCTCTTTGCAATGCAGGAAAACTTGATTGTGCCAAAGACGTGTTTAAGAAGATGAAAGGTAGCAGCCAGAAACCTGATCGTGTGACTTACATTACTATGTTAGACAAGTTTTGCGACTCTGGAGATATGGACTCGGTAAGAGAGCTTTGGACTCTAATGGAGGTTGATGGTCATAAAGCAGATGTGGTTACTTTCACAATACTTATTAATGCTTTATGCAAAGTAGGAAACGTCGATAAAGCATTTTCAGTGTTAGATGAAATGCAGGAAAAAGGGATATCGCCGAATCTGCATACTTACAATACTCTGATTTGTGGGCTTTTGAGGCTACAAAGATTAGATGAAGCATTGGAACTATGCAATAACATGGAATCTCGTGGCATTCACCCAGATGCATATACATACATCTTGTTCATTGACTGCTATGGAAAATTAGGAGAAACTGACAAAGCTATTGAAGCTTTTGAGAAGATGAAAGCTCGTGGTATTGCCCCAAATGTTGTTGCCTGCAATGCATCTCTGTATAGTCTAGCTGAATCTGGTCGTCTTAGTGAAGCAAAAAAGATCTTTGATGGAGTAAAGCTGAGTGGGCTCATCCCTGACTCTATTACTTATAATATGATGATGAAGTGCTATAGTGCTTCAGGGAAAATTGATGAAGCTATGCAACTACTCACTGAGATGATTGACAATGGTTGTGTTTTGGATGTGATTGTTATGAACTCTTTGATCGACACTCTTTACAAGGCTGGTCGGTCAAATGAGGCTTGGAACATGTTTTGCAAAATGAAAGAATTGAAACTTGTCCCTACTGTCGTGACTTATAACACACTATTGGCTGGGCTTAGAAAAGAGGGCAAAGTTCAAGAGAGCTACAAATTAGTTGAAAGCATGAAAGCTTATGGTTGCCCTCCAAATACGATAACTTTCAATACTCTTCTGGATTGCCTCTGTAAAAATGACGAGGTTGATTTGGCCTTGAAGATGCTTTATGAAATGACAGAAGCAGATTGTCGCCCTGACCTTTTTACTTATAACACAGTTATCTACGGATTGGTGAAGGATGGTAGGATTACGGAAGCTTTTTGGCTCTTTCATCAGATGAGAAAAATGCTATATCCTGACTGCATAACAATGTATACCCTTCTTCCTGGAGTTGTGAAATCTGGTTCAATTGAGAATGCTATCAAACTTGTTAAGGAGTTTGTCTACCGGGCTAGAGTTTCACTTGATAGATCTTTCTGGAATGATCTCATGGCTGGAACACTCAAGGAAGCAGAGCTGAATCATGCTATTTCCTTTGCAGAGGATATAGTATCTGCTGGTCTTTGCAAAAATGGCTTAATAATGGAGCCTATTGTTAAGCTTCTGACAAAGCAAAAGAAATCCCTTGATGCGCACAAACTATTTCTGAAGTTCACCAAATCTTATGGGGTTCGGCCTACTGTTGAAACATATTATTATCTGATTGAAGGACTTCTTGATATTCATCTTAAGGAACTTGCATGGGATATTTACAGAGATATGAAGAGTGCTGGTTGTGCTGTGGATGTCCCCACCTACAATTTGTTGCTCGATGATCTTGGGAAATCGGGGAAGGTAAATGAACTTTTTGAGCTTTACAGTGAGATGCTTCATCGTGGTTGTAAGCCTGACACAATTACTCGCAATGTGCTCATTTCTGGTCTTGTAAAGTCAAACAAAGTAGAGGAAGCTTTAGATCTATTCTACGATCTTTTAAGTGGAGGCTTTTCTCCTACTCCATGTACATATGGTCCTCTTATAGATGGTCTTATGAAGCTCAAAAGACTAGTCGAGGCAAAGAATTTGTTTGAGGAAATGGTTGAGTATGAATGCAAACCTAACTGTGCCATCTATAATATTCTTATAAATGGATTTGGAAAAGCTGGTGAGGTTGATATTGCTCGAGATTTTTTTAATAGAATGGTGGAAGAGGGGATCAGACCAGATTTGAAGTCATACAGCATACTTGTAGATTGCTTTTGCTTGCTGGGCCGGGTGGATGATGCAATGTGCTACTTTGAGGAGATAAAGGCTGCTGGACTTGATCCTGATTTGATTTGTTACAATATCATCATCAATGGCCTCGGGAAAGGAAGAAAATTCGAGGAAGCTATTAATCTTCTTGATGAGATGAGAAGTAGAGGGATGAAGCCTAACCTTTATACTTTCAATTCTCTAATCTTTAATCTAGGAATTGCTGGAATGGCAGAGGAAGCAGGAAACATGTTCAAGGAACTCCAGCTTCTGGGTCTCAAACCAGATGTTTTTACATATAATGCTCTAATTCGAGCATATAGTATGTCTGGTAACCTGGATGATGCATATGCAGTATATGAAGAGATGATGGTTGGAGGTTGTGTTCCTAATTCTGGCACTTTTGCTCAACTTCCAAATTAA
- the LOC121780854 gene encoding nuclear nucleic acid-binding protein C1D-like, whose translation MENGSVSKVIPESVMEAVNRTRSNIDEVQANLEVLLSYCDTETLSTMEPLDRAQSLLLIAKTTTILFALRLRCKGVDPDDHPVKKEFGRLSLYQAKLQRCIDLSKAPLRPSTTINTPAAARFIEHSLPDLSSEQKQNMRGISRGEGNGFKYVNRNLQKKRKYQSSEKQSIPSVSQGFLEKAAHELLGDNKNGVKGPLQPVDSYDDAVLLD comes from the exons ATGGAAAACGGCAGCGTTAGTAAAGTGATACCGGAATCAGTAATGGAGGCAGTGAATAGAACTCGTAGCAACATCGATGAAGTGCAGGCCAATTTGGAGGTGCTGTTATCTTACTGTGACACAGAAACCCTTTCAACCATGGAGCCTCTCGATAGGGCCCAATCCCTCTTATTGATTGCCAAAACAACAACCATTCTCTTTGCTT TGAGGCTAAGATGCAAAGGTGTTGATCCAGATGATCATCCTGTGAAAAAAGAGTTT GGGAGACTGAGCTTGTACCAAGCGAAACTGCAGCGCTGCATTGACTTGAGCAAAG CTCCATTGCGACCCTCGACAACCATTAACACCCCCGCAGCAGCACGATTTATTGAGCATTCACTTCCTGATCTTTCCTCTG AACAGAAGCAAAACATGCGGGGAATTAGTCGTGGGGAGGGCAATGGATTCAAGTATGTGAACAGAAATCTGCAGAAGAAGAGAAAATATCAGTCATCCGAGAAGCAATCTATTCCTTCTGTTTCTCAGGGATTTCTGGAGAAAGCAGCACATGAGCTTCTTGGTGATAATAAAAATGGTGTTAAGGGACCATTACAACCTGTGGATTCATATGATGATGCCGTACTTCTGGACTGA
- the LOC121780855 gene encoding early nodulin-like protein 1 yields the protein MAGISTAQISSVLLLIFVSLSFSEARDHLVGGKSGAWKVPASDAESLNHWAEKSRFNIGDSLVWEYDGSKDSVLQVTKRDYVTCNTSKPIETYTGGSTKVKLPHSGPYYFISGANGNCEKGQKVIVVVISERRGNLKISPAPSPTESEGPAVAPAPASGAGSLSGGFLAVVLGAMLVAV from the exons ATGGCCGGAATTTCAACAGCTCAAATCTCTTCAGTTTTGCTACTCATTTTCGTGTCATTGAGCTTCTCAGAAGCTAGAGACCACCTCGTCGGCGGCAAATCCGGCGCTTGGAAGGTCCCTGCCTCCGACGCGGAGTCTCTCAACCACTGGGCCGAGAAATCGCGTTTCAACATCGGAGATTCTCTAG TTTGGGAATACGACGGATCGAAGGACTCGGTTCTGCAAGTGACGAAGAGAGATTACGTGACCTGCAACACGTCGAAGCCGATCGAGACCTACACCGGCGGCAGCACCAAGGTGAAGCTCCCGCATTCCGGTCCGTATTATTTCATCAGCGGCGCCAACGGCAACTGCGAGAAGGGGCAGAAGGTGATCGTTGTGGTCATATCGGAGAGGCGTGGCAATTTGAAAATTTCTCCGGCGCCTTCACCAACGGAGAGTGAGGGTCCGGCGGTAGCGCCTGCTCCTGCCAGCGGCGCCGGGAGCTTGAGTGGTGGATTTTTGGCGGTGGTGCTGGGAGCGATGTTGGTTGCGGTGTGA
- the LOC121781666 gene encoding probable CCR4-associated factor 1 homolog 11 — translation MAVVVRKVWQSNLDAEFRLIKGCLKQFRFASMDTEFPGTIYKPEGSVSSLSAAHLYALMKRNVDALNIIQLGLTLSDAHGNLPTLGTPATFYVWEFNFRDFDSDYDRYNPESIAFLRDQGINFAEHKRRGINSRFFAAYFLKSGLGMGRAWVTFHGLYDFGFLIKILTREALPIHLQHFMLLLRRFLGIQVYDLKPITRSFALHGGLDAVARSLSVERAAGKSHHAGSDSLLTMQVFTRLVLNSNHASSVCAMLHRFNYLLYGLTC, via the coding sequence ATGGCTGTGGTGGTGAGAAAGGTTTGGCAAAGCAACCTGGATGCCGAATTTCGTCTGATCAAAGGGTGTTTGAAGCAATTCAGGTTCGCGTCGATGGACACCGAATTCCCGGGCACCATCTACAAGCCCGAGGGGAGCGTCTCGTCTCTCTCAGCCGCCCATCTTTACGCGTTGATGAAGAGAAACGTGGACGCTTTGAACATCATCCAACTGGGGCTGACCCTCTCCGACGCCCACGGCAACCTCCCCACTCTCGGCACACCCGCCACCTTCTACGTCTGGGAGTTCAACTTCCGCGACTTCGACTCCGACTACGACCGCTACAATCCGGAGTCTATCGCGTTCCTCCGCGATCAGGGCATCAACTTCGCGGAGCACAAGCGCAGGGGTATCAACTCCCGTTTCTTCGCTGCCTACTTCCTCAAATCCGGCCTTGGAATGGGCCGGGCCTGGGTCACTTTCCATGGGCTCTACGACTTCGGGTTCTTGATCAAGATTCTTACGAGGGAGGCCCTGCCCATCCATCTCCAACACTTCATGCTGCTGCTGCGTCGCTTTTTGGGCATTCAGGTCTACGATTTGAAGCCCATCACCCGCTCCTTTGCGCTTCACGGTGGCCTCGACGCCGTGGCTCGGAGTTTGAGCGTCGagcgggctgctgggaagagcCATCATGCCGGCTCAGACAGTCTCCTCACTATGCAAGTCTTCACTAGGCTTGTCCTCAACTCCAACCACGCTTCCTCCGTTTGTGCTATGCTTCACCGATTCAACTATCTATTATATGGACTCACCTGTTAG